Proteins encoded by one window of Chondromyces crocatus:
- a CDS encoding HAMP domain-containing sensor histidine kinase: MGNTAPRRVRSRLALRIYLAGLAQFGAVILGFILLVRQLAPQPRPPERRREAHFAAESLAARASDEATLESEVARIRDTLHADIALYDETGTPLTRLIPGRSAVSPGPLLDLTETPAPPFDAPPAGATSALPHSGPHRALPPGTLPPGALPPGAPLHDALPPGGPPPGAPPHGVGFPPPPLGGRAWPLGPRPPGASPDVPRGPEFRFLVRLPDGRRGQVVYTPLFPGAPPPPAHHIALIIALVLVVVGVASLLTARSLARPLARLSQAVRALGAGQLEARVGLARTDEIGEVAAAFDEMADRLTALLRAERELLANVSHELRTPLARIRVALDLASEGDAKVARQSLGEITEDLAELERLISDVLTAARLDLAHDSGASGIPPLRHERLEVGDLLERAATRFRSAHRDRPLLVELAPELGFVDGDPVLLRRVIDNLLENAHKYTTRPDAPITLRATRAAAEILIEVCDQGIGIAAEDMPKIFRPFFRTDRSRTRATGGLGLGLALARRIVEAHHGTIALDSELGKGTRASVRLPAPPPSSRKTPQESNASPAAS; the protein is encoded by the coding sequence ATGGGCAACACGGCCCCACGCCGCGTCCGCTCCCGCCTCGCCCTCCGGATCTACCTCGCCGGCCTCGCTCAGTTCGGCGCGGTGATCCTGGGCTTCATCCTCCTCGTCCGGCAGCTCGCCCCCCAGCCTCGCCCCCCCGAACGCCGCAGGGAGGCGCATTTCGCTGCCGAGAGCCTCGCCGCCAGAGCCAGCGACGAAGCCACACTCGAAAGCGAAGTCGCTCGCATCCGCGACACCCTCCACGCCGACATCGCGCTCTACGACGAGACCGGCACGCCCCTCACCAGGCTCATCCCGGGACGCAGCGCTGTCTCCCCGGGCCCACTCCTCGACCTCACCGAGACGCCCGCCCCCCCGTTCGACGCGCCCCCCGCGGGCGCCACCTCCGCCCTCCCCCACTCCGGTCCTCATCGCGCCCTGCCCCCCGGCACCCTCCCACCAGGCGCCCTCCCGCCCGGCGCCCCCCTGCATGACGCTCTCCCTCCCGGCGGACCACCGCCTGGCGCCCCCCCGCATGGCGTCGGCTTCCCACCACCGCCCCTGGGTGGTCGCGCATGGCCTCTCGGCCCCCGACCGCCTGGCGCCTCTCCCGACGTCCCACGCGGCCCTGAGTTTCGCTTCCTCGTCCGCCTCCCGGACGGCCGCCGCGGCCAGGTCGTCTACACCCCCCTCTTCCCTGGCGCGCCCCCTCCCCCCGCGCACCACATCGCACTGATCATCGCCCTCGTCCTCGTCGTCGTCGGCGTCGCCTCCCTGCTCACCGCCCGCTCCCTCGCGCGCCCCCTCGCTCGTCTCTCCCAGGCCGTGCGCGCCCTCGGCGCCGGCCAGCTCGAAGCCCGCGTCGGCCTCGCCCGCACCGACGAGATCGGTGAGGTCGCCGCCGCCTTCGACGAGATGGCCGACCGCCTCACCGCCTTGCTCCGTGCCGAGCGCGAGCTGCTCGCCAACGTCTCCCACGAGCTGCGCACCCCCCTCGCCCGCATCCGCGTCGCCCTCGACCTCGCCTCCGAAGGCGACGCCAAGGTCGCGCGCCAGTCCCTCGGCGAGATCACCGAAGACCTCGCCGAGCTCGAGCGCCTCATCAGCGACGTCCTCACCGCGGCCCGCCTCGACCTGGCTCACGACAGCGGCGCCAGTGGCATCCCTCCTCTCCGCCACGAACGCCTCGAGGTCGGCGACCTCCTGGAGCGCGCGGCCACCCGCTTCCGCTCCGCCCACCGCGACCGACCCCTCCTCGTCGAACTCGCCCCCGAACTCGGCTTCGTCGACGGCGATCCCGTCCTCTTGCGCCGGGTCATCGACAACCTCCTCGAGAACGCCCACAAGTACACGACCCGACCCGACGCCCCCATCACCCTCCGCGCCACCCGCGCTGCCGCCGAGATCCTCATCGAGGTCTGCGATCAGGGCATCGGCATTGCCGCCGAGGACATGCCCAAGATCTTCCGCCCCTTCTTCCGCACCGACCGCAGCCGCACCCGCGCCACCGGCGGCCTCGGCCTCGGCCTCGCCCTCGCCCGCCGCATCGTCGAGGCCCACCACGGCACCATCGCCCTCGACAGCGAGCTCGGAAAAGGCACCCGCGCCAGCGTGCGCCTCCCCGCCCCTCCTCCCAGCTCCCGCAAAACCCCGCAGGAGAGCAACGCTTCCCCCGCCGCCTCGTAG
- a CDS encoding serine/threonine-protein kinase — MSRPARKPRGGRAPRCKDDLRFYLVVLAAALAVLHAADLGVGVLFDGQAVRAVLLSSAAVQRSIFVVALATGLLLTSERLRGRRARRAPKGVRRVGAWEVGERLGEGGMGEVYEARHCTLPRTAALKVIKEAHLDAAGLSRFQREAEILSELSHPNTVTLYDQGRAEDGTWYYAMERVEGMDLEALMRREGTLPAGRVLYLLRQIAASLAEAHRKGILHRDIKPSNVMVCCREGAPDFVKVLDFGLARRFGTEGVRGERTSLIAGTPQLMAPEAVYDSGALGPATDIYGVGALGYFLLTGSFPFDGDSWAKIASAHLLSPPLPPSLRTANEVPRALEDVLMRCLAKLPGERPADGQALLEALEALEGCAEIARWSETEARQWWRELAARGEARRAVAPREEAAGGEETVVASGRGGLMTTLDGPVVAGLVSPSVLATSPTWPAEKVREVEVVGDAEACRGAGGVAVGEEDGVVSLAFRLTRRKMPRRLAVG; from the coding sequence GTGAGCCGCCCCGCGCGAAAGCCCCGCGGTGGCAGAGCGCCGCGCTGCAAGGACGACCTGAGGTTCTACCTGGTCGTGCTCGCTGCGGCGCTCGCGGTGCTGCACGCGGCAGATCTGGGGGTAGGGGTGCTCTTCGACGGTCAGGCGGTGAGGGCGGTGCTGCTCTCTTCTGCAGCCGTGCAACGGTCGATCTTCGTGGTCGCGCTGGCGACGGGGCTCTTGCTCACCTCGGAGCGACTCCGTGGTCGGCGCGCGCGGCGCGCGCCGAAGGGGGTGCGGCGGGTGGGTGCGTGGGAAGTGGGTGAGCGGCTCGGCGAGGGGGGGATGGGGGAGGTGTACGAGGCGCGTCACTGCACGCTGCCGCGCACGGCCGCGCTCAAGGTGATCAAGGAGGCGCACCTGGACGCGGCTGGGCTGTCGCGGTTCCAGCGAGAGGCGGAGATCCTGAGCGAGCTGTCGCACCCGAACACGGTGACGCTCTACGACCAGGGTCGCGCCGAGGATGGCACCTGGTACTACGCGATGGAGCGGGTGGAAGGGATGGATCTCGAGGCGCTGATGCGCCGGGAGGGGACGCTGCCTGCGGGGCGCGTGCTGTACCTCCTGCGGCAGATCGCGGCGTCGCTGGCCGAGGCGCACCGCAAAGGAATCCTCCACCGCGACATCAAGCCCTCGAACGTGATGGTGTGCTGCCGCGAGGGCGCGCCGGATTTCGTGAAGGTGCTCGACTTCGGTCTGGCGCGGCGGTTCGGAACGGAGGGGGTGCGCGGGGAGCGGACGAGCTTGATCGCGGGGACGCCGCAGCTCATGGCGCCCGAGGCGGTGTACGACAGCGGCGCGCTGGGGCCAGCGACGGACATCTACGGGGTGGGGGCGTTGGGTTACTTTCTGCTGACGGGCTCGTTTCCGTTCGATGGAGACAGCTGGGCGAAGATCGCCAGCGCGCACCTGCTCTCGCCGCCATTGCCGCCGTCGCTGCGCACGGCGAACGAGGTGCCGCGCGCGCTGGAGGATGTGCTGATGCGCTGCCTGGCGAAGCTGCCGGGGGAGCGACCCGCGGATGGGCAAGCGCTGCTGGAGGCGCTGGAGGCGCTGGAGGGGTGCGCGGAGATCGCGCGCTGGTCCGAGACGGAGGCGCGGCAGTGGTGGCGTGAGCTGGCCGCGCGGGGGGAGGCGCGCCGAGCGGTGGCTCCCCGCGAGGAGGCGGCGGGCGGTGAAGAGACGGTGGTCGCGTCGGGTCGGGGTGGGCTCATGACGACACTGGACGGTCCAGTGGTGGCTGGGCTCGTGTCTCCGAGCGTGCTGGCGACGTCGCCGACGTGGCCGGCAGAGAAGGTGCGTGAGGTCGAGGTGGTGGGCGACGCGGAAGCGTGCAGAGGGGCCGGAGGCGTGGCGGTGGGGGAAGAGGACGGGGTGGTGTCGCTCGCGTTCCGGCTGACGCGCAGGAAGATGCCACGCCGGCTCGCGGTGGGGTGA
- a CDS encoding XdhC family protein produces the protein MRELRDIVAAYEALAQAGEEVVLATVVQTRGSTYRKAGARMLMSSEGWLAGAISGGCVEGDLLRKAWFHTTQERAAVVTYDGAREAEGDEDEAEDGENSLERPVRWGFGLGCDGSIDVLLERVRVGDRCHPITALGQVIRARRRAVLSTVVRAPEGPGEPEGPGRPEGLERSAASEGAGERVRVGQRVVLVEGACAVTDVGGALAAVLTAEAEALLASADTARSVPGVHLVEGGMVEVVHEVLLPPRRLVVFGSNHDALPVARMAHDLGWEVAVVERRSTLSSVSRALSQVARVVVGRAPEVVAQLGLCARTSVVVMTHNVEEDRAILQGLRGSAVGYVGMLGPRRRTARILTELAAGGTPVDEGLRARLHGPVGLDLGASAPEEIALAILAEVHAVATGRSARPLCEEGAVAPVGSGEMGAVLPLRRAVGM, from the coding sequence ATGAGGGAGCTCCGGGACATCGTGGCGGCCTACGAGGCGCTCGCGCAGGCTGGCGAGGAGGTCGTGCTGGCGACGGTGGTGCAGACGCGGGGGTCGACGTACCGGAAGGCGGGCGCCCGGATGCTGATGAGCAGCGAGGGGTGGCTGGCGGGCGCGATCAGCGGGGGCTGCGTCGAGGGGGATCTGCTGCGGAAGGCGTGGTTCCACACGACGCAGGAGCGGGCGGCGGTGGTGACGTACGACGGGGCGCGCGAGGCGGAGGGAGACGAGGACGAGGCAGAGGATGGGGAGAACTCGCTGGAGAGGCCGGTGCGCTGGGGGTTCGGGCTGGGGTGCGATGGGAGCATCGATGTGCTGCTGGAGCGGGTGCGGGTCGGGGATCGGTGTCACCCGATCACGGCGCTGGGGCAGGTGATCCGGGCGCGACGGCGCGCGGTGCTGTCGACGGTGGTACGCGCGCCGGAGGGACCGGGAGAGCCGGAGGGACCGGGAAGGCCGGAGGGACTGGAGAGATCAGCCGCTTCGGAGGGGGCTGGTGAGCGGGTGCGCGTGGGGCAGCGGGTGGTGCTCGTGGAGGGGGCGTGTGCGGTGACGGACGTGGGCGGAGCGCTCGCGGCGGTGCTGACGGCGGAGGCCGAGGCGTTGCTGGCGAGTGCGGACACGGCGCGGTCGGTGCCGGGGGTGCATCTGGTCGAAGGCGGGATGGTGGAGGTGGTGCACGAGGTGCTGCTGCCGCCGCGGCGGCTGGTCGTCTTCGGGAGCAACCACGATGCGTTGCCGGTGGCGCGGATGGCGCACGATCTCGGCTGGGAGGTGGCGGTGGTGGAGCGGCGGTCCACGCTGTCGTCGGTGAGCCGCGCGCTCTCGCAGGTGGCGCGGGTGGTGGTGGGGCGCGCGCCGGAGGTGGTCGCGCAGCTCGGGCTGTGCGCGCGGACGTCGGTGGTGGTGATGACCCACAACGTCGAGGAGGACCGCGCCATCCTGCAAGGGCTGCGGGGGAGCGCGGTGGGGTACGTGGGCATGCTCGGGCCGCGGCGGCGGACGGCGCGCATCCTGACCGAGCTGGCCGCGGGGGGGACACCGGTCGACGAGGGGCTGCGGGCGCGGTTGCACGGTCCCGTGGGGCTCGACCTGGGGGCGAGCGCGCCGGAAGAGATCGCGCTGGCCATCCTGGCGGAAGTCCACGCGGTAGCCACGGGGCGGTCGGCGCGGCCGCTCTGCGAGGAGGGGGCTGTGGCGCCAGTGGGGTCGGGGGAGATGGGGGCAGTGCTCCCGCTGCGGCGCGCGGTGGGGATGTGA
- a CDS encoding xanthine dehydrogenase family protein molybdopterin-binding subunit: MKAVNAPRKAPLEGHTSEGGPRGGEGTGGEAREGASLLGAGVRRVDGRAKVTGAAQYAAEFDAEGLVHGHVVSSAIARGRIEHIDTRDALSVEGVLHVLTHENRPRLAWFDNSYRDDDAPGGSPFRPLYDDRIVYSGQPIALVVASTPEIARYAASLLRVTYQREVHEVDLRAALPEAFTPKAEREGYEPPPRPRGHADEALAAAEVSVDAAYSSPFEHHNPMEPHASTVVYAPDGSLTIYDKTQGVLNCQAYVTKVFGMAKEQVRVLSPFVGGAFGSGLRPQYQLFLAVMAARALKRSVRVVLTRQQMFTFGHRPQTLQRVSLGASKDGRLQAVIHEAIGETSRFERYAEAVVNWSGMLYQCDNVRFDYKLVPLDVYTPLDMRAPGAVLGVFALECAMDELAHALGMDPLALRLKNYAERDQNKDKPFSSKELRACYTQGAERFGWSRRAPKPRSMRDGKRLVGWGMATGLWEAMQMKASAKAVLSIDGKLTVSSATSDIGTGTYTAMTQIAAATLGLAVDEVTFKLGDSSLPPAPLQGGSWTVSSVGTAVRVVCEQVRARLLELARKVEGAPLGKAKLEDVTFAGGRIHLRRDPSCSVSFVEAMRAGEVLSIEEEGVGVPRSQEQNKFTRATHSAVFVEVKVDEDLGTVEVSRVVSAIAGGRIVNAKTGRSQILGAVVWGIGMALEEETLMDPKLGRFMNHSFAEYHVPVNADVREIDVIFVEEEDTIVNPLGVKGLGEIGIVGVAAAIANAVFHATGKRIRDLPITLDKLL; this comes from the coding sequence ATGAAGGCCGTGAACGCGCCGCGGAAGGCGCCGCTGGAGGGCCACACCTCGGAGGGAGGGCCACGGGGTGGAGAGGGGACGGGAGGCGAGGCGCGAGAGGGGGCGTCTCTCCTGGGAGCAGGCGTCCGCCGGGTCGATGGGCGGGCGAAGGTGACGGGGGCGGCGCAGTACGCCGCGGAGTTCGATGCCGAGGGGCTGGTCCATGGGCACGTGGTGTCGAGCGCGATCGCGCGAGGCAGGATCGAGCACATCGACACGCGCGACGCGCTCTCGGTCGAGGGGGTGCTGCACGTCCTGACCCACGAGAACCGCCCGCGCCTCGCCTGGTTCGACAACAGCTACCGGGACGACGATGCGCCAGGGGGCTCGCCGTTCCGGCCGCTCTACGACGACCGGATCGTCTACAGCGGGCAACCGATCGCGCTGGTGGTGGCGAGCACGCCGGAGATCGCGCGGTACGCTGCGTCGCTCTTGCGGGTGACGTACCAGCGGGAAGTACACGAGGTCGACCTGCGTGCGGCGCTGCCGGAGGCGTTCACGCCAAAGGCGGAGCGGGAAGGGTACGAGCCGCCGCCCAGGCCTCGAGGGCACGCCGATGAGGCGCTCGCCGCGGCGGAGGTGTCGGTGGACGCCGCGTACTCGTCGCCGTTCGAGCACCACAACCCGATGGAGCCGCACGCCTCGACGGTGGTCTACGCGCCGGACGGGTCGCTGACCATCTACGACAAGACGCAAGGGGTGCTGAACTGCCAGGCGTACGTGACCAAGGTCTTCGGCATGGCGAAGGAGCAGGTGCGGGTGCTGTCGCCCTTCGTCGGTGGCGCCTTCGGCTCGGGGCTGCGGCCGCAGTACCAGCTCTTTCTGGCGGTGATGGCAGCGCGCGCGCTGAAGCGCTCGGTACGGGTGGTGCTGACGCGGCAGCAGATGTTCACCTTCGGCCACCGGCCGCAGACGCTGCAGCGGGTCTCGCTGGGGGCATCGAAGGACGGTCGGCTCCAGGCAGTGATCCACGAGGCGATCGGCGAGACGTCGCGGTTCGAGCGGTATGCCGAGGCCGTCGTGAACTGGTCGGGCATGCTGTACCAGTGCGACAACGTGCGGTTCGACTACAAGCTCGTGCCGCTCGACGTGTACACGCCACTCGACATGCGGGCACCTGGGGCGGTGCTGGGGGTGTTCGCGCTGGAGTGCGCGATGGACGAGCTGGCGCACGCCCTCGGCATGGATCCACTCGCGCTGCGCCTGAAGAACTACGCGGAGCGGGACCAGAACAAGGACAAGCCGTTTTCGAGCAAGGAGCTGCGGGCCTGCTACACGCAAGGCGCCGAGCGGTTCGGGTGGTCGCGGCGGGCTCCGAAGCCGCGCTCGATGCGCGACGGCAAGCGCCTCGTGGGGTGGGGCATGGCCACCGGGCTCTGGGAGGCCATGCAGATGAAGGCGAGCGCGAAGGCGGTGCTGAGCATCGACGGCAAGCTCACCGTGAGCAGCGCGACGTCCGACATCGGGACGGGGACGTACACGGCGATGACGCAGATCGCAGCGGCGACGCTGGGGCTCGCTGTCGACGAGGTGACGTTCAAGCTGGGGGACTCGTCGCTGCCGCCAGCGCCCCTGCAAGGGGGCTCGTGGACGGTCTCGTCCGTGGGGACGGCGGTGCGCGTCGTGTGCGAGCAGGTGCGGGCACGGCTCCTGGAGCTCGCGCGGAAGGTCGAGGGCGCGCCGCTCGGCAAGGCGAAGCTGGAGGACGTGACGTTCGCGGGCGGGAGGATCCACCTGCGCCGTGATCCGTCATGCTCCGTTTCGTTCGTGGAGGCGATGCGGGCAGGGGAGGTGCTCAGCATCGAGGAAGAGGGAGTGGGGGTGCCTCGGTCTCAGGAGCAGAACAAGTTCACGCGCGCGACGCACTCGGCGGTGTTCGTGGAGGTGAAGGTGGACGAGGACCTGGGCACCGTGGAGGTGAGCCGGGTGGTGAGCGCCATCGCTGGCGGGCGGATCGTGAACGCGAAGACGGGGCGCAGCCAGATCCTCGGCGCGGTGGTGTGGGGCATCGGGATGGCGCTCGAGGAAGAGACGCTCATGGACCCGAAGCTCGGTCGGTTCATGAACCACAGCTTCGCCGAGTACCACGTGCCGGTGAACGCGGACGTGCGGGAAATCGACGTGATCTTCGTGGAGGAGGAGGACACGATCGTGAACCCGCTCGGGGTGAAGGGGCTCGGCGAGATCGGGATCGTGGGTGTCGCCGCCGCGATCGCGAACGCGGTGTTCCATGCGACGGGGAAGCGCATCCGGGATCTGCCCATCACGCTGGACAAGCTCCTGTGA
- a CDS encoding nucleotidyltransferase family protein encodes MSEAEERLREGPLLHTAVVVLAAGGSKRLGTPKQLAQIGGVTLLGRTLSQVMRLGEPRVFVVLGGGEASTREAMAREVEAAGGGAEVVWNERAAEGLSTSLRCGLDAARAVDPRLWAVLFTLCDQPGMDGALLERLLDAVVSGPASIAASSYAGVLGVPAVFTRAVFGELEALTGDQGAREVVRRDPARVRAVVFEEGAQDIDTHDELDRATRAFLS; translated from the coding sequence ATGAGCGAGGCCGAGGAGCGCCTGCGGGAGGGACCGCTTCTGCACACGGCGGTGGTGGTGCTCGCGGCGGGTGGGTCGAAGCGCTTGGGGACGCCGAAGCAGCTCGCGCAGATCGGTGGGGTGACGCTGCTCGGGCGGACGCTTTCGCAGGTGATGCGGCTCGGGGAGCCGCGGGTGTTCGTGGTGCTGGGGGGCGGGGAGGCAAGCACACGGGAGGCGATGGCGCGTGAGGTGGAGGCGGCTGGGGGCGGGGCCGAGGTCGTCTGGAACGAGCGTGCGGCGGAGGGGTTGAGCACGTCGCTGCGGTGTGGGCTCGACGCGGCGCGGGCAGTCGACCCTCGGCTGTGGGCGGTGCTGTTCACGCTCTGCGATCAGCCGGGGATGGATGGCGCGTTGCTCGAGCGCTTGCTCGACGCGGTGGTGAGCGGGCCGGCGTCGATCGCGGCGTCGTCGTACGCAGGGGTGCTCGGCGTGCCGGCGGTGTTCACGCGGGCGGTGTTCGGTGAGCTGGAGGCGCTGACCGGCGATCAGGGGGCGCGCGAGGTGGTGCGTCGAGATCCTGCGCGGGTGCGGGCGGTGGTGTTCGAGGAGGGAGCGCAGGATATCGACACGCACGACGAGCTCGACAGAGCGACGCGGGCGTTTCTGTCGTGA